Proteins found in one Acipenser ruthenus chromosome 18, fAciRut3.2 maternal haplotype, whole genome shotgun sequence genomic segment:
- the LOC117416939 gene encoding probable ATP-dependent RNA helicase DHX35 translates to MAAPWSTMKFWKPGTEGPGLSLNEEREATAEVGGSIVYNPHASLSIEKQRQKLPVFKHRNYILYLLENYQTVVIVGETGCGKSTQIPQYLLEAGWAAEGKVVGVTQPRRVAAVSVAGRVAEERGALLGHEVGYTIRFDDCSDVHATRIKFLTDGMLVREMMADPLLKKYSVLMLDEAHERTLYTDIAIGLLKKIQKKRGDLRLIVASATLDAEQFRDFFNLNESGNPSKDTCGILTVEGRTFPVDVFYTMSPVPDYVKATVETVMKIHESEGDGDVLAFLTGQEEVERVVSMLVEQSRALSRSGMKKHLRALPMYAGLPYSEQMKVFERVPHTVRKVVVATNIAETSITINGVVFVIDCGFVKLRAYNPKTAIESLVVAPVSQASASQRAGRGGRNRAGKCYRLYTEEDFEKLPPSTVPEMQRTNLAPVILQLKALGIDNVLRFSFLSPPPAQSMVQALELLLALGGLDEHGRLTEPLGMRMAEFPLIPMFAKMLLESGSFGCSEEIVTIAAMMQIQNVFVSPPSQKKPAARKHRKFAVAEGDHLTMLNVYEAFVKNRRSSQWCQEHFLNYKGLQRAAAVREQLWRLLSKFRVPKKSSEGDPEVILRCIVSGFFANAARLHHSGAYRTLRDDHELHIHPTSVLYAEKPPKWVVYNEVMQTSRYFLRDVSAIESSWLVELAPHFYRRGMHSSGSKRTKVV, encoded by the exons ATGGCGGCGCCCTGGTCCACAATGAAGTTCTGGAAACCTG GAACGGAGGGTCCAGGTCTCAGTCTCAATGAGGAGCGCGAGGCGACTGCAGAGGTCGGCGGCTCTATAGTCTACAACCCTCATGCCTCGCTGTCCATCGAGAAACAGAGGCAGAAACTTCCCGTGTTCAAG CACAGAAACTACATATTGTACCTGTTGGAGAACTATCAAACTGTGGTGATCGTTGGAGAAACAGGATGTGGGAAAAGCACTCAGATTCCTCag TATCTCCTGGAGGCTGGATGGGCTGCAGAAGGGAAAGTGGTGGGAGTGACCCAGCCACGAAGGGTGGCTGCAGTCTCG GTGGCTGGTCGTgtggctgaggagagaggggcaTTGCTGGGCCATGAGGTTGGATACACAATACGGTTTGATGATTGTTCCGATGTCCATGCCACACGCATCAAG TTCCTGACCGATGGAATGCTGGTGAGAGAAATGATGGCGGATCCTTTATTAAAGAAGTACAG TGTCCTGATGCTTGACGAGGCTCATGAACGAACCCTCTACACAGACATCGCTATCGGACTTCTCAAGAAG ATTCAGAAGAAGCGCGGAGATCTGCGACTGATTGTGGCGTCAGCTACTCTAGATGCTGAG cAATTTCGGGATTTCTTTAACCTGAATGAGTCTGGAAACCCCAGTAAGGATACCTGTGGAATTCTAACAGTGGAGGGGAGGACATTCCCTGTGGATGTCTTTTATACAATGAG CCCGGTTCCTGACTATGTGAAGGCCACAGTGGAGACGGTGATGAAGATCCACGAGTCTGAAGGCGATGGGGACGTCCTGGCATTCCTCACCGGGCAG GAGGAGGTGGAGAGAGTGGTGTCCATGCTGGTAGAGCAGTCCCGGGCCCTGTCCCGCTCGGGGATGAAGAAGCACCTACGAGCTCTTCCCATGTATGCAGGCCTGCCCTACTCTGAGCAGATGAAGGTTTTCGAGAGGGTGCCCCACACTGTGCGCAAG gtggtTGTTGCGACCAACATTGCAGAGACCTCCATCACTATAAACGGCGTGGTGTTTGTCATTGACTGCGGGTTTGTGAAGCTGAGGGCCTACAACCCCAAAACAGCCATCGAGTCCCTGGTAGTGGCTCCTGTCTCCCAGGCGTCGGCCAGTCAGAGAGCAGGAAGAGGCGGCAGGAACCGGGCCGGGAAGTGTTATCGGCTCTATACAG aAGAAGACTTTGAAAAGTTACCCCCATCTACAGTCCCTGAGATGCAGCGCACTAACTTGGCCCCTGTGATCCTGCAGCTGAAAGCCCTGGGGATAGACAACGTTCTGAGGTTCAGCTTCCTGTCT cctcCCCCTGCCCAGTCCATGGTACAGGCTCTGGAACTGCTCCTTGCACTCGGAG ggtTAGATGAGCACGGACGACTGACTGAGCCGCTGGGAATGCGGATGGCTGAATTCCCCCTCATTCCCATGTTTGCGAAGATGTTACTGGAATCGG GGAGTTTCGGCTGCTCTGAAGAGATTGTGACCATCGCAGCCATGATGCAGATCCAGAACGTGTTCGTCTCTCCACCCAGCCAGAAGAAGCCAGCT GCCAGGAAGCACAGGAAGTTTGCCGTGGCAGAAGGGGACCATCTGACCATGCTGAATGTTTATGAGGCCTTTGTTAAG AATCGCAGGAGCTCGCAGTGGTGCCAGGAGCACTTCCTCAATTACAAAGGGCTGCAGAGAGCCGCAGCTGTGAGGGAGCAGCTCTGGAGACTGCTGAGCAAGTTTAGAGTACCCAAGAAGTCCAGCGAAG GTGACCCGGAGGTTATTCTGCGCTGCATCGTCTCGGGGTTCTTTGCCAACGCGGCCAGGCTTCACCATTCAGGGGCGTACAG GACGCTTCGAGATGACCATGAGCTGCATATTCATCCCACCTCTGTGCTCTACGCGGAGAAGCCTCCTAAATG GGTAGTGTACAATGAGGTGATGCAGACATCCAGGTACTTCCTGCGGGACGTGTCTGCAATAGAGTCCTCTTGGCTGGTGGAACTGGCCCCTCATTTTTACCGGAGGGGAATG caTTCATCGGGTTCAAAGAGAACAAAAGTAGTTTGA
- the LOC117417166 gene encoding gastrula zinc finger protein XlCGF7.1-like codes for MESVGQGSELECVHIKDEVPEYELVKIKEEDDDDDVEETRCVCNDCGKSFYESAMLDIHKQTHSANAPYQCSECKEQTHTKHKTHVHICTECGKSFSQYWYLREHWRIHNGQSAYRCTVCEKSFNQSGDLKKHLRIHTGETPYHCTDCGKKFTQSEHLKKHRRTHTGETPYHCTECGKSFTQSGHLQKHRRIHTGETPYACTVCGKRFRRMDTFKVHHRIHTGEKPYHCMDCDKRFSHLAGLKAHQRVHTAETPYSCTLCGKSFSQSGTLKRHQRIHTGQTPYHCPDCGQGFTQLSHLKSHQRTMKKKSDPSI; via the coding sequence ATGGAATCTGTAGGGCAGGGTTCTGAACTGGAATGTGTGCACATTAAAGACGAGGTCCCCGAGTACGAACTGGTCAAAATTAAAGAAGAAGACGACGACGATGACGTGGAGGAGACCCGGTGTGTctgtaatgactgtgggaagagtttctatGAATCGGCAATGCTTGACATTCACAAGCAGACACACAGCGCAAATGCCCCCTACCAGTGTTCTGAATGCAAGGAGCAAACTCACACAAAGCACAAGACGCATGTGCACATCTGCACggaatgtgggaagagcttcagtcagtaCTGGTACCTCAGAGAGCACTGGCGGATTCACAACGGACAGTCTGCCTATCGCTGCACTGTGTGCGAGAAGAGCTTCAATCAGTCAGGGGACCTTAAAAAACACCTGCGCATTCACACAGGCGAGACTCCCTatcactgcactgactgtggAAAGAAATTCACTCAGTCGGAGCACCTTAAGAAACACCGGCGCACCCACACAGGAGAGACGCCGTATCACTgcactgaatgtggaaagagcttcactCAGTCAGGGCACCTTCAGAAACACCggcgaatccacacaggagagactcCATACGCCTGCACTGTGTGTGGGAAGAGATTCCGGAGGATGGACACCTTTAAGGTCCACCACCGaatacacacaggagagaaaccgtaccactGTATGGACTGCGACAAGCGCTTCAGCCACTTAGCAGGACTTAAAGCACACCAGCGGGTTCACACAGCTGAGACGCCCTACTCCTGCACTttgtgtgggaagagtttcagccaGTCAGGGACCCTTAAaaggcaccagcgcattcacacaggccAGACCCCATATCACTGCCCTGACTGCGGCCAAGGGTTCACTCAGCTCTCCCACCTTAAATCACACCAGCGCACCATGAAAAAGAAGAGCGACCCATCAATTTAA